A single region of the Terriglobales bacterium genome encodes:
- the hemE gene encoding uroporphyrinogen decarboxylase, whose protein sequence is MSAPDSRFLRACKQLSVDATPIWLMRQAGRYMAEYRAVRKRHSLLEICKDPALAAEVTITAAEKLGVDAAIIFADLLLPLEVMGLDFHFSAGEGPVISQPLRSAEAIAQLRTDRAADLGYVADAVRGVATHFGARLPVIGFCGAPFTLASYMIEGGGSRHYIHTKKMMYSSPAAWSELMRKLVAVLSEYAAEQARAGADALQVFDSWVGCLSPQDYRKFVLPQTKILVQNLRRTGVPVIYFGTDTTTLLEAMQETGADVIGLDWRIPLDEGWQKLGHPSAVQGNLDPVTLFADWKTVREGAEDILRRANGRAGHIFNLGHGILPETPVENVRALVEFVHEHSAKEV, encoded by the coding sequence ATGTCTGCCCCTGACTCCCGCTTTCTACGTGCCTGCAAGCAGCTCTCTGTGGATGCAACCCCCATCTGGCTGATGCGGCAGGCGGGGCGCTACATGGCTGAGTACCGTGCGGTGCGCAAGCGGCACTCGCTGCTTGAGATCTGCAAGGACCCGGCGCTGGCGGCCGAGGTTACCATCACCGCTGCGGAAAAACTCGGAGTTGACGCCGCGATCATCTTTGCCGATCTGCTGCTGCCGCTTGAGGTCATGGGGCTCGATTTTCACTTCAGCGCAGGCGAAGGTCCAGTGATTTCCCAGCCCTTGCGCAGCGCTGAGGCCATCGCGCAACTGCGCACCGACCGGGCGGCTGACCTGGGTTATGTCGCCGATGCGGTGCGGGGCGTGGCCACGCACTTCGGAGCGCGGTTGCCGGTCATCGGATTCTGCGGCGCTCCTTTCACTCTCGCCAGCTACATGATTGAGGGCGGCGGGTCGCGGCACTATATCCATACTAAGAAGATGATGTACTCTTCGCCCGCGGCGTGGAGTGAGCTCATGCGCAAGCTGGTGGCGGTGCTGAGCGAATACGCCGCCGAGCAGGCCAGGGCCGGGGCTGACGCGCTGCAGGTCTTTGACAGTTGGGTGGGATGCCTGTCGCCGCAGGATTACCGCAAGTTTGTGCTGCCGCAGACTAAAATTCTGGTGCAGAATTTGCGGCGTACGGGCGTGCCGGTAATTTATTTCGGCACCGACACAACCACGCTGCTTGAAGCCATGCAGGAGACCGGGGCCGACGTCATCGGCCTCGACTGGCGCATCCCATTAGATGAAGGCTGGCAGAAGCTGGGCCATCCGAGCGCGGTGCAGGGAAATTTGGATCCGGTCACGCTGTTTGCTGATTGGAAAACGGTGCGCGAAGGCGCGGAAGATATCCTGCGGCGGGCGAACGGGCGCGCCGGGCACATCTTTAATTTAGGCCACGGCATTCTGCCGGAAACGCCGGTGGAAAATGTGCGGGCCCTGGTTGAGTTTGTGCATGAGCACTCGGCGAAGGAAGTTTAA
- a CDS encoding M48 family metalloprotease, with amino-acid sequence MNSAPEAAGDARQIGPSDRETFNKAQKRNRTATWRMSVLCFVAALIMGIPLTLVLTPLFYAVTLIIADIINNYFSPLPPAFWANMNGLAHLVFNVADYFINHRGTLDQQSLAIGLVVMLAPGMIITFVLWLGVQALFRRGGVGGTLASLKAREPNANDLKEVQMVNVVEEMSIAAGLPTPHVMLVDSAGANAAAFGTSPQDAQIVVSRRLLDDLSRDELEALLAHLIGSIGNGDLRIAFTVTSVFETCGLLVTLINAPFGRQSRGTLWRILRYGFIRSSNDTARVAEAEAVAALLTGSLDTGSHNIDRFFDRLQNKKSVLRSILSFVFLPVFFTNAAVEITLWFFLTVLLGPCMAMLWRTRRYLADASAVALMRNPDALARALQCLSQDTTAVPGGAWATHLFAVEPKGDTSLATAQPGPEAMKVAARAWTESGDAASAGTAPADYERLRTEVEATRRAAMRGDTLAMGRLVTFGRAMAMARGGQVTANMPDVADIAAARQGDKAAIARLRVLNAQESEVQRNETKHGTSGLQAQSFLSFHPPLKRRLKRLERMGAGYSPEAHVKTSKTAITVMVVLWLIVGPLLLAAAAMMLVVIAMMVGLNLVLVALWLAAIHWLLWHG; translated from the coding sequence ATGAATTCTGCACCCGAGGCGGCGGGCGACGCGCGTCAGATTGGGCCGAGCGACCGCGAGACCTTTAATAAGGCGCAAAAGCGCAACCGCACCGCTACGTGGCGGATGTCGGTTTTGTGTTTCGTGGCGGCCCTGATCATGGGTATCCCGCTCACGCTGGTGCTGACCCCCCTGTTCTACGCCGTCACTCTAATCATTGCTGACATCATTAATAACTACTTCTCGCCGCTTCCCCCGGCATTCTGGGCCAATATGAATGGCCTGGCTCATCTGGTTTTTAACGTCGCTGATTACTTCATCAACCACCGCGGAACCCTGGACCAGCAATCCCTGGCCATCGGCCTGGTGGTGATGCTGGCGCCGGGGATGATCATCACCTTTGTGCTGTGGCTGGGAGTGCAGGCGCTCTTTCGTCGCGGCGGTGTGGGTGGCACGCTGGCCAGCCTCAAGGCGCGCGAGCCCAACGCCAACGACCTCAAAGAGGTGCAGATGGTCAACGTAGTGGAAGAGATGTCCATTGCCGCCGGCCTGCCTACACCGCACGTGATGCTTGTGGATTCGGCCGGAGCCAACGCTGCCGCCTTCGGCACCTCACCCCAGGATGCGCAGATCGTGGTCTCGCGGCGGCTGCTCGATGACCTGAGCCGCGACGAGCTGGAAGCTCTGCTGGCGCATCTTATTGGTTCCATCGGTAACGGCGACTTGCGCATCGCCTTCACCGTGACCAGCGTCTTTGAAACCTGCGGACTGCTGGTGACGCTGATCAACGCTCCTTTTGGACGGCAGTCGCGGGGAACGCTGTGGCGAATCCTGCGCTATGGATTCATCAGGTCCTCGAACGATACGGCCAGAGTTGCCGAGGCAGAAGCTGTGGCCGCGCTGCTTACCGGAAGCCTGGACACCGGTTCGCACAACATTGATCGTTTCTTCGACAGACTGCAAAACAAGAAGTCGGTGTTGCGCAGCATCCTGAGCTTCGTTTTCCTCCCCGTTTTTTTTACCAATGCCGCGGTCGAGATTACGTTGTGGTTTTTTCTCACGGTGCTGCTGGGCCCGTGCATGGCCATGCTGTGGCGTACGCGAAGATATCTTGCCGACGCCAGCGCCGTGGCGCTGATGCGCAATCCCGATGCCCTGGCGCGCGCCCTGCAGTGCTTGAGCCAGGATACGACGGCAGTCCCAGGAGGCGCCTGGGCGACGCATCTATTTGCAGTTGAACCCAAGGGCGATACCAGCCTCGCGACAGCACAACCCGGGCCGGAGGCGATGAAAGTAGCCGCTCGCGCATGGACGGAAAGCGGCGATGCAGCCTCGGCCGGCACCGCTCCGGCTGACTACGAGCGGTTACGCACAGAAGTAGAAGCTACACGCCGCGCCGCGATGCGCGGTGACACGCTGGCCATGGGCCGGCTGGTCACCTTCGGACGCGCCATGGCCATGGCGAGAGGCGGACAGGTGACCGCCAACATGCCAGATGTCGCCGATATTGCCGCAGCGCGCCAGGGTGATAAGGCCGCCATCGCGCGATTGCGGGTGCTCAACGCCCAGGAAAGTGAAGTGCAGCGCAATGAAACCAAACATGGGACAAGCGGCCTGCAGGCGCAAAGCTTCTTGTCGTTTCATCCGCCGCTGAAGCGCCGCTTGAAACGCCTGGAGCGCATGGGAGCGGGCTACAGCCCCGAGGCCCACGTCAAAACATCGAAAACTGCGATCACCGTAATGGTCGTGTTATGGCTGATTGTTGGACCTCTGTTGCTGGCCGCAGCAGCGATGATGCTGGTGGTCATCGCCATGATGGTCGGGCTGAACCTGGTTTTGGTTGCGCTCTGGCTGGCCGCGATCCATTGGCTTCTTTGGCATGGATGA
- the hemH gene encoding ferrochelatase, with protein MPEKEAVLLLAHGSPEKAEDVPAFMMNITGGRPVSPETMQEVAHRYDLIGRSPLLDHTRAQAQGLQRELGLPVYVGMRNWHPYIAEAVQQMLRDGVTRAAAICLAPHNSRTSVGLYKKSAFAEAGDKIKLEFVESWHDHPLLIQAFVEKLEPAWEHMWEYTHSKVPVIFTAHSVPRRTIEAGDPYEAQAKKTAALVAARLPEIKPWKFAFQSQGMSGGEWIGPTVIDTMLELEAGGHRAMLIQPVGFVCDHVEVLYDIDIGFQQFAHEQGIKLERTESLNASPTFAAALADLARKALAQTASSLSRVKS; from the coding sequence ATGCCTGAAAAAGAAGCTGTCCTGCTCCTCGCTCACGGCAGCCCCGAAAAGGCCGAAGACGTGCCCGCCTTTATGATGAACATCACCGGCGGGCGTCCGGTTTCGCCTGAAACCATGCAGGAAGTCGCGCATCGCTATGACCTGATTGGCCGCTCACCGCTGCTCGATCACACTCGCGCCCAGGCCCAGGGTCTGCAGCGCGAACTTGGCCTGCCGGTTTATGTTGGGATGCGCAACTGGCATCCTTATATAGCGGAAGCGGTGCAGCAGATGCTGCGCGATGGCGTCACCCGCGCCGCCGCCATCTGCCTTGCCCCCCACAACTCGCGCACCAGCGTGGGACTCTACAAGAAGAGCGCCTTTGCCGAAGCCGGAGACAAGATCAAGCTCGAGTTCGTGGAGTCGTGGCATGATCATCCCTTGCTCATCCAGGCCTTTGTGGAAAAGCTGGAACCCGCCTGGGAGCATATGTGGGAGTACACGCACAGCAAAGTCCCGGTGATCTTCACGGCGCACAGCGTTCCGCGGCGCACCATCGAGGCCGGCGATCCTTACGAGGCCCAGGCCAAAAAGACCGCTGCACTGGTCGCCGCGCGCCTTCCCGAGATCAAACCATGGAAATTTGCCTTCCAGAGCCAGGGTATGTCGGGCGGGGAGTGGATCGGCCCCACGGTCATTGATACCATGCTGGAACTCGAGGCTGGCGGCCACCGCGCCATGCTGATTCAGCCGGTGGGCTTTGTCTGCGACCATGTGGAAGTGCTGTATGACATTGATATCGGCTTCCAGCAGTTTGCCCATGAGCAGGGCATCAAGCTGGAGCGCACCGAATCGCTAAACGCCTCGCCCACCTTCGCTGCGGCCCTCGCCGACTTGGCCCGCAAGGCGCTGGCGCAAACGGCATCTTCGCTGAGCCGAGTTAAAAGTTAA
- a CDS encoding DUF4910 domain-containing protein produces MRIHKFLLLFCLALPAWGQHLVKQDVFNAIANEYSGEAAQENVRNIVQYHRIQASPMMESVAKDVVLPKLKAAGLEASIEQLPSDGKTKYGTFTSPMGWEIHSGELWVESAAGAKNFTPIRLCRFSDVPMCVSTYSKGGDWKGELVDVGAGTKDSDYSGKDVKGKVALAYGYAANVVRQAVLKHGAVGAVIYPAADDRPDHPDMVRYNGLWTQADELDRTRGSFQISRNQYDTLKQLMQEGAVVVHGKIDASLGSGKLTLVHAYIRGTQRDREILVTAHLDHPKWSANDNASGDGAMMEMARTLNTLIASGKVPTPTNTVHFMWVPEYYGTLAYVASHPEARRCGPWDDPRAKGKSDPSKGPCVIANLNMDMVGEDTVKTNSRFYITRTPDSVSSFLNALMTDVMQQTREANLYAPTGTHNYWLPEMVNYVQGSDHDVFLGLGIPSTMLGHDPDWTHHTSEDTIDKTDASELLRVGTLASAAAWWIGDGGEEKSARVLDSWFQVEGDSTVQKLNFYRDLGAFTHTSASGKRKPQRGGGAGPHRLALLPLDKSVFSALEGDDKKWVEAQEARFPDASEGLPTKPTFELLAFETVNLMDGHRATSEIADMLSAEFLTDIDQDWVDKLVGILAIQKVVATK; encoded by the coding sequence ATGCGAATCCACAAATTTTTATTGCTTTTCTGCCTCGCCTTGCCGGCCTGGGGGCAGCATCTGGTCAAACAGGATGTCTTTAATGCCATCGCCAACGAGTACTCCGGCGAGGCCGCGCAGGAGAACGTGCGCAACATCGTTCAGTACCACCGCATCCAGGCCAGTCCCATGATGGAGAGCGTCGCCAAGGACGTCGTCCTGCCCAAGCTGAAGGCCGCAGGCCTCGAGGCCAGCATCGAGCAATTGCCCTCGGACGGCAAGACCAAGTACGGCACCTTTACCTCGCCCATGGGCTGGGAGATCCACTCTGGCGAGCTTTGGGTAGAAAGCGCCGCCGGAGCAAAGAATTTCACACCGATCCGGCTGTGCCGCTTCAGCGATGTGCCTATGTGCGTTTCCACCTACTCCAAAGGCGGCGACTGGAAGGGCGAGCTGGTGGATGTAGGCGCCGGCACCAAGGATTCCGACTATTCCGGCAAAGACGTAAAGGGCAAAGTTGCCTTGGCTTATGGATACGCCGCCAACGTCGTCCGCCAGGCTGTGCTCAAGCATGGCGCCGTGGGCGCGGTGATTTATCCCGCGGCCGACGACCGCCCGGACCATCCCGACATGGTGCGCTACAACGGCCTGTGGACCCAGGCCGATGAGCTCGACCGCACCCGCGGCAGCTTCCAGATTTCGCGCAACCAGTACGACACGCTCAAGCAACTCATGCAAGAAGGCGCGGTAGTTGTGCACGGCAAGATTGATGCCTCGCTGGGCTCGGGTAAGCTCACGCTGGTGCATGCCTACATCCGGGGAACGCAGCGCGACCGTGAAATATTGGTTACGGCGCACCTCGACCATCCTAAGTGGAGCGCCAACGACAACGCCTCTGGCGACGGAGCCATGATGGAGATGGCCCGCACCCTCAACACCTTGATCGCCAGCGGGAAGGTTCCCACGCCCACTAATACCGTTCATTTCATGTGGGTGCCGGAGTATTACGGCACGCTGGCCTATGTTGCCAGCCATCCTGAGGCACGCCGCTGCGGCCCCTGGGATGACCCCCGCGCCAAGGGCAAATCCGATCCCTCCAAAGGACCCTGTGTGATCGCCAACCTGAATATGGATATGGTCGGCGAAGACACCGTCAAAACCAACTCACGCTTTTACATCACCCGCACGCCCGATTCGGTTTCGTCTTTCTTGAATGCCCTCATGACGGATGTGATGCAGCAAACCCGCGAGGCCAATCTCTACGCGCCCACCGGCACGCACAACTATTGGCTGCCGGAGATGGTCAACTACGTCCAGGGGAGCGACCACGATGTATTTCTGGGACTTGGCATACCTTCGACCATGCTGGGACACGATCCTGACTGGACCCACCACACCAGCGAAGACACCATTGATAAAACCGATGCCAGCGAGCTGCTTCGCGTGGGTACGCTGGCCTCTGCCGCAGCCTGGTGGATTGGCGATGGCGGAGAGGAAAAATCCGCCCGCGTGCTCGATAGCTGGTTCCAGGTCGAGGGCGACAGCACCGTGCAGAAGCTCAACTTTTACCGCGACTTGGGGGCCTTTACCCATACTTCAGCCTCGGGCAAGCGCAAACCACAGCGCGGCGGCGGAGCCGGCCCGCACCGGCTGGCGTTGCTGCCCCTGGATAAATCTGTCTTCAGCGCTCTCGAAGGCGACGATAAGAAGTGGGTCGAAGCACAGGAGGCGCGCTTCCCCGATGCCTCCGAGGGCCTGCCTACCAAGCCGACCTTCGAGCTGCTGGCCTTTGAAACCGTGAACCTGATGGATGGCCACCGCGCCACCAGCGAAATCGCCGACATGCTCAGCGCCGAATTCCTAACCGATATTGACCAAGATTGGGTGGATAAGCTGGTGGGAATCCTGGCCATACAAAAAGTAGTGGCTACGAAGTAA
- the murJ gene encoding murein biosynthesis integral membrane protein MurJ encodes MATTPAPPRFSFSTALRWLRPSHEHTAFSATLLLMAAVMLSRIIGYLREAYIAYAFGAGPQTDAYVAAFTIPDWLNYLVAGGTASITFISIFSRYVSEKREADAQKAFSVVITVMTAVLGIGIALTEIFTPQVLHLYFDKFTPQQLALCTYLTRILLPTQVFFYVGGVVSAVLLSRRMFLLPALGGIFYNVFIILGGVLLASRFGIASLAYGALAGGIVGPFLINAIGARRVGMRYQPSFEISNPGFREWVRLSIPLMLGVSLVAADEWIMRYFASGLAGDITRLNYAKRLFAVPIAVLGQASGQASLPFFARLFGEKKMIEFAGIVNNSVHRVAAASLLASSWMMAAALPLVDLVYRRGKFNWADSQQTAIFFFWFALSLALWSAQALYARAFYAAGDTFTPMLAGTIITAASLPMYSALFHAHLATGLTIASDIGIFANTAALAILLHRKNLVSLSDMKWREMSKALLVSAIAGAASYFVSRTINLNGSRMADIKALALVSLTWAGTVAAGLWITRSELLSQLRRRVASPKPEA; translated from the coding sequence ATGGCAACCACGCCTGCTCCACCCAGGTTTTCCTTCAGTACTGCCCTGCGCTGGCTGCGTCCTTCGCATGAGCATACGGCGTTCTCGGCCACGCTGCTGCTGATGGCGGCGGTGATGCTTTCGCGAATCATCGGTTATCTGCGCGAAGCCTATATTGCCTACGCCTTTGGCGCCGGCCCGCAGACCGATGCCTACGTCGCCGCGTTCACCATTCCAGATTGGCTTAACTATTTGGTGGCCGGCGGAACGGCCTCCATCACATTTATCTCAATATTCAGCCGCTATGTCTCCGAGAAGCGGGAAGCCGATGCGCAAAAGGCATTTTCGGTAGTTATCACAGTAATGACGGCGGTGCTGGGCATAGGCATCGCTTTGACCGAAATCTTTACGCCGCAGGTCCTGCATCTTTATTTTGACAAGTTCACGCCGCAACAGCTTGCCTTATGCACTTATCTGACGCGGATCCTGCTGCCGACCCAGGTTTTTTTCTACGTAGGCGGCGTGGTATCAGCGGTCCTGCTTTCACGCCGCATGTTTCTGCTACCGGCACTCGGGGGTATTTTTTATAACGTATTTATCATCCTGGGTGGAGTGCTGCTCGCTTCCCGCTTTGGGATCGCTTCACTGGCTTACGGGGCTCTGGCCGGAGGCATTGTTGGTCCTTTCTTAATCAATGCAATTGGGGCCAGACGCGTGGGCATGCGTTATCAGCCGTCGTTTGAGATCAGCAACCCCGGGTTCCGCGAGTGGGTGCGGCTTTCGATTCCGCTCATGCTGGGGGTCTCGCTGGTCGCCGCCGATGAGTGGATCATGCGCTACTTTGCCTCCGGCCTTGCCGGTGACATCACCCGCCTCAACTATGCCAAGCGCCTGTTCGCTGTTCCCATTGCCGTGCTTGGCCAGGCCTCGGGACAAGCCTCGCTGCCGTTTTTTGCGCGCCTGTTCGGCGAGAAAAAAATGATCGAGTTCGCCGGCATTGTGAATAACTCGGTACATCGCGTGGCCGCGGCGTCACTGCTGGCCAGCTCCTGGATGATGGCAGCAGCACTGCCCCTGGTAGACCTGGTTTACCGCCGGGGCAAATTCAACTGGGCTGATTCGCAGCAGACTGCAATCTTTTTTTTCTGGTTCGCGCTCTCGCTGGCGCTGTGGTCGGCGCAGGCGCTCTATGCCCGCGCCTTCTACGCCGCAGGCGACACCTTTACACCCATGCTGGCTGGAACCATTATTACTGCGGCTTCGTTGCCCATGTATTCGGCCCTCTTCCATGCCCATCTTGCAACTGGGCTGACCATCGCCTCTGATATCGGCATCTTCGCTAATACTGCTGCGCTGGCGATACTGCTGCACCGCAAGAATCTGGTCAGCTTGAGCGATATGAAGTGGCGTGAGATGAGTAAAGCCCTGCTGGTTTCAGCGATCGCCGGAGCAGCCAGTTATTTTGTAAGCCGGACCATTAATTTGAATGGAAGCCGCATGGCCGATATTAAGGCGCTCGCCTTAGTTTCCCTTACCTGGGCTGGAACCGTTGCCGCCGGACTGTGGATTACACGCTCTGAATTGCTCAGTCAGTTGCGCCGGAGAGTAGCAAGTCCGAAGCCAGAAGCCTGA
- the hemG gene encoding protoporphyrinogen oxidase, with amino-acid sequence MKRIAIIGGGISGLSAAYYLEKARRNGARLEWRLFEEKSRLGGIVGSEYLSGCVIETGADSFLSEKPWAFELCRELGLESQLIGSNDALRKTFVLLGGKLVPLPEGLQFIVPTSLDHVMSSELFSEEGKRIIAQEVNLQPRKNNGDESVASFVGRHFGEEVVERLAAPMLAGVYGGRAATLSMRTIMPRFLQMEEEHGSLIRALQLTGQSSAKKQSSQPIFTTLKNGMQQLLDAMSAQLDSAAVHTQCTISDVTQSQKGNECKWNLRSATLSEEFDVLIFALPAHSAARFLQDCCPELAQELLKISYSSSLIVTLAFPKWELEKQGIRPEGFGFLVPASEKSRLLACTFVGNKFNHRVADDLVVLRGVLGGARDEAALALSDQEAVALVQREFAEILGIHSRPAFARVFRWSYSMPQYDVGHLERVARIEVLRGILPGLYLIGNAYRGVGVPDCIREGRDAAGKILATDFRG; translated from the coding sequence TTGAAGAGAATCGCCATCATCGGCGGGGGCATTTCAGGTTTGAGCGCGGCCTACTACCTTGAAAAGGCCCGCCGCAACGGGGCCCGACTCGAGTGGCGTCTCTTTGAAGAAAAATCCCGGCTGGGCGGCATTGTGGGCAGCGAATATCTCAGCGGCTGCGTGATTGAAACCGGGGCCGACTCTTTTCTCTCGGAAAAGCCCTGGGCCTTTGAGCTCTGCCGCGAGCTGGGCCTGGAAAGCCAGCTCATCGGCTCGAACGACGCCCTGCGCAAAACCTTTGTGCTGCTGGGGGGCAAGCTGGTGCCACTGCCCGAGGGGTTGCAATTTATCGTCCCCACCTCGCTCGATCACGTGATGAGTTCTGAGCTGTTCTCGGAAGAGGGCAAGCGCATCATCGCCCAAGAAGTAAACCTACAACCGAGAAAGAATAACGGTGATGAGAGTGTGGCATCGTTTGTCGGCCGCCATTTCGGCGAAGAAGTCGTCGAGCGGCTCGCTGCCCCCATGCTCGCCGGGGTTTACGGAGGCCGCGCGGCCACGCTCAGCATGCGCACCATCATGCCGCGCTTCCTGCAGATGGAAGAAGAGCACGGCAGCCTGATCCGGGCTTTGCAGTTGACGGGGCAATCCTCCGCCAAAAAACAGAGTTCGCAGCCCATCTTTACTACGCTGAAAAACGGCATGCAGCAGTTGCTCGATGCGATGAGCGCCCAGCTCGATTCGGCTGCGGTTCACACGCAATGCACGATAAGCGATGTGACTCAATCCCAAAAAGGGAACGAATGCAAGTGGAACTTGCGAAGCGCAACTCTCTCTGAAGAATTTGACGTTCTGATCTTCGCCCTTCCCGCGCACTCGGCCGCTCGGTTCCTGCAGGATTGCTGCCCGGAGCTGGCGCAGGAGCTGCTTAAGATTTCTTATTCGTCGTCATTGATCGTTACTCTTGCATTCCCAAAATGGGAATTAGAAAAACAGGGGATCCGCCCCGAAGGTTTTGGATTTCTCGTTCCCGCCTCAGAGAAGAGCCGCCTGCTCGCCTGTACTTTTGTGGGCAACAAATTTAATCACCGCGTTGCCGATGATCTTGTTGTGCTGCGCGGGGTTTTGGGTGGCGCGCGTGACGAAGCGGCGCTGGCGCTCTCTGACCAGGAAGCTGTGGCTCTGGTTCAGCGCGAGTTTGCAGAGATTCTCGGTATTCACAGCCGGCCCGCCTTTGCCCGTGTGTTCCGCTGGTCGTATTCCATGCCGCAGTATGACGTCGGGCACCTGGAGCGCGTCGCTCGCATTGAAGTTCTGCGCGGAATCCTACCTGGGCTTTACCTCATCGGCAATGCTTATCGCGGAGTTGGAGTGCCAGATTGCATCCGCGAGGGTCGGGATGCTGCAGGAAAGATTTTAGCCACGGATTTTCGCGGATGA
- a CDS encoding energy transducer TonB yields MFEDSLIESTHHLAKRRGWTTLVSTSIQIVLMAFLIVLPLLRTNAISARLLQTPVLLPPFSGAPTSTGGHPPSGNADSGRVAPVIQVNQSSGFSHKLNRDPDIEGTPNICTLGCGNGPGPGVPDAVFGGGAPSEVILAKPPKPLPISHIDPGQIIRRVEPLYPPIAHTARIQGSVVLHAIISRQGTIEKLQVVSGHPLLDKAALDAVSQWLFRPYILNGQPIEVETEITVNFILDR; encoded by the coding sequence ATGTTTGAAGACAGTCTCATAGAATCAACCCACCATCTCGCAAAACGGCGGGGATGGACAACCCTGGTTTCCACCAGTATTCAGATCGTCCTGATGGCGTTTCTGATTGTTCTGCCGTTGCTGCGCACAAATGCAATTTCGGCACGGCTGCTGCAAACGCCTGTGCTGCTACCACCTTTTAGTGGCGCACCGACGTCTACCGGTGGTCATCCGCCATCTGGGAATGCAGATTCTGGAAGAGTGGCCCCTGTAATTCAGGTCAACCAATCTAGCGGATTTTCGCATAAACTAAACCGTGACCCTGATATCGAGGGCACTCCAAACATCTGCACGCTGGGTTGTGGAAATGGCCCGGGCCCGGGTGTTCCCGATGCTGTATTTGGCGGAGGGGCTCCATCAGAGGTAATCTTGGCCAAGCCTCCGAAGCCACTGCCCATTTCACACATCGACCCAGGACAGATTATCCGCCGTGTAGAACCTCTCTACCCACCTATAGCTCACACGGCACGCATACAAGGATCGGTGGTTTTGCATGCCATCATCAGCCGCCAGGGCACCATCGAAAAATTACAGGTGGTCTCCGGGCATCCCCTGCTTGATAAGGCCGCTCTCGACGCTGTGAGCCAGTGGCTCTTTCGCCCCTACATACTCAATGGCCAGCCGATTGAGGTAGAAACAGAGATCACCGTCAATTTCATCTTGGATCGGTAG
- a CDS encoding Clp protease N-terminal domain-containing protein: protein MFERYTEKARRTIYFARHEASKFGSPYIETEHLLLGLMQEDKTLIYALLTPEDAVNIRSAIESHSKSEKKVSTSIDLPLSPECKKILSYAAKQADQLSDQHIGTEHLLLGLLSQTSSVAAELLTQRGITSERILQALKKPPSTVRPKPRRSSLPPPPWSWPDAT, encoded by the coding sequence ATGTTCGAGCGTTATACGGAAAAAGCTCGCCGCACGATCTACTTCGCCCGCCACGAGGCCAGCAAGTTCGGATCGCCGTACATCGAAACCGAACATCTGCTGCTTGGGCTCATGCAGGAAGACAAGACTCTTATATATGCCTTGCTTACCCCGGAGGATGCAGTAAACATTCGCTCGGCAATTGAATCGCATAGTAAAAGCGAGAAAAAAGTTTCTACGAGCATAGATTTACCGTTAAGCCCGGAATGCAAGAAAATACTAAGCTACGCAGCTAAACAGGCCGACCAGCTTTCCGACCAGCACATCGGCACCGAACATCTACTATTGGGTTTGTTGTCGCAAACATCTTCAGTGGCGGCTGAGCTACTGACCCAGCGTGGAATAACCTCCGAGCGCATATTGCAAGCCCTGAAGAAGCCGCCTTCAACTGTACGCCCCAAGCCTCGCCGTTCCAGCCTGCCACCGCCGCCCTGGAGCTGGCCGGATGCGACCTAA
- a CDS encoding OmpH family outer membrane protein: MKRTYQAAFLMLTLLASASLFAQGGTAAAPGGSSTKIGVIDIQTAILATNEGQREFNNLTTKFQPKQTELQGLSKEVDDLQKQFDTQGEKLNEDARANLAKQLDTKKKNLQRVYEDAQSDFESQKNDILKTLGNKVYATLDKYAKDNGFGVIVDVSSPQTPVLWAAQSTNITKAIVDAYNVTSGVPAPPAPKPASATAPTTKPPSTSH, translated from the coding sequence ATGAAACGCACGTATCAAGCAGCATTTCTTATGCTGACCCTGTTGGCGTCAGCATCACTTTTCGCGCAGGGCGGCACTGCCGCGGCCCCTGGTGGTAGCAGCACCAAAATCGGCGTGATTGATATTCAAACCGCCATCCTGGCTACCAACGAAGGCCAGCGCGAATTCAACAATCTCACTACCAAATTCCAACCCAAGCAGACCGAGCTGCAAGGTTTGAGCAAAGAAGTGGATGATCTGCAGAAACAGTTCGATACCCAGGGCGAGAAGCTGAACGAAGATGCCCGCGCCAACCTGGCCAAGCAGCTCGATACCAAGAAGAAGAACCTGCAGCGTGTCTATGAAGATGCGCAAAGCGACTTCGAGTCGCAGAAGAACGATATCCTCAAAACCCTGGGCAACAAGGTCTATGCCACGCTCGATAAATATGCCAAGGACAACGGGTTCGGAGTGATTGTAGATGTATCCAGCCCTCAGACCCCGGTGCTGTGGGCGGCACAATCCACCAACATCACCAAGGCCATCGTGGATGCCTACAATGTCACCTCGGGTGTACCGGCTCCTCCTGCGCCGAAGCCGGCCTCCGCTACGGCTCCGACAACCAAGCCACCCTCTACCTCTCACTAA